One window of the Saccopteryx bilineata isolate mSacBil1 chromosome 2, mSacBil1_pri_phased_curated, whole genome shotgun sequence genome contains the following:
- the STAC2 gene encoding SH3 and cysteine-rich domain-containing protein 2 isoform X1 encodes MTEKSEKENESDDAATHTPPGTVSVLQETKLQRFKRSLSLKTILRSKSVENFFLRSGSGAELKCPTEVLLTPPTPLPPPSPPSASTDRGLPTPTPSPGPVSRARAPLKPVRLHSFQEHVFKRASPCELCHQFIVGNSKQGLRCKTCKVSVHLWCSEEISHQQCPVKTSSSFRRNFSSPLLVHESPPACATSRESPPTGASGKVDPVYETLRYGTSLALMNRSSFSSASESPTRSLSERDELTEDGESSVRSSEEGPGDSAPAESEGSGPEEKSPGQQPPKPSLRKDVGPMYSYVALYKFLPQETHDLALQPGDRIMLVDDSNEDWWKGKIGDRVGFFPANFVQRVRPGENVWRCCQPFSGNKEQGYMSLKENQICVGVGRSKDADGFIRVSSGKKRGLVPVDALTEI; translated from the exons cTCCAGCGTTTCAAGCGTTCACTTTCCCTCAAGACCATCCTCCGAAGTAAGAGCGTGGAGAACTTCTTCCTTCGCTCGGGCTCAGGCGCTGAGCTCAAGTGCCCCACCGAGGTGCTGCTGACGCCCCCAACtccactgccccctccctccccaccatcaGCATCCACAGATAGGGGCCTGCCCACCCCGACACCATCACCCGGCCCAGTCTCACGCGCCCGGGcaccactcaagccagtgaggctGCACAGCTTCCAGGAACACGTCTTCAAGCGAGCCAGCCCTTGTGAGCTGTGCCACCAGTTCATTGTGG GGAACTCCAAGCAGGGCTTGCGGTGTAAGACATGCAAAGTCAGCGTCCACCTCTGGTGCTCTGAGGAGATctcccaccagcaatgcccaGTCAAGACA TCCTCCTCCTTCCGTCGCAATTTCAGCTCCCCTCTTCTTGTGCATGAATCCCCACCGGCCTGTGCCACAAGCAGAGAGTCCCCACCCACTG GGGCCAGCGGGAAGGTGGACCCTGTCTACGAGACCCTGCGTTACGGCACCTCCTTGGCCCTGATGAACCGCTCCAGCTTCAGCAGCGCCTCTGAGTCCCCCACACGGAGTCTG AGTGAACGGGATGAGCTGACTGAGGATGGGGAGAGCAGCGTCCGCAGCTCAGAGGAGGGTCCTGGCGACAGCG CTCCAGCTGAGAGTGAAGGGTCGGGACCAGAAGAGAAGAGCCCTGGACAGCAG CCCCCCAAGCCCTCCCTGCGGAAGGACGTGGGGCCCATGTACTCCTATGTTGCTCTCTACAAGTTTCTGCCCCAGGAGACCCATGACCTGGCTCTGCA GCCTGGAGACCGGATCATGCTGGTGGATGACTCTAACGAGGACTGGTGGAAG GGCAAGATTGGCGACCGGGTTGGCTTCTTCCCAGCCAATTTTGTGCAGCGGGTGAGGCCAGGGGAGAATGTTTGGCGCTGCTGCCAACCCTTCTCCGGGAACAAGGAACAGGGTTACATGAGCCTCAAGGAGAACCAG ATCTGTGTGGGCGTGGGCAGGAGCAAGGATGCTGACGGCTTCATCCGCGTCAGCAGTGGCAAGAAGCGGGGCCTGGTGCCAGTGGACGCCCTGACCGAGATCTGA
- the STAC2 gene encoding SH3 and cysteine-rich domain-containing protein 2 isoform X2: MTEKSEKENESDDAATHTPPGTVSVLQETKLQRFKRSLSLKTILRTSTDRGLPTPTPSPGPVSRARAPLKPVRLHSFQEHVFKRASPCELCHQFIVGNSKQGLRCKTCKVSVHLWCSEEISHQQCPVKTSSSFRRNFSSPLLVHESPPACATSRESPPTGASGKVDPVYETLRYGTSLALMNRSSFSSASESPTRSLSERDELTEDGESSVRSSEEGPGDSAPAESEGSGPEEKSPGQQPPKPSLRKDVGPMYSYVALYKFLPQETHDLALQPGDRIMLVDDSNEDWWKGKIGDRVGFFPANFVQRVRPGENVWRCCQPFSGNKEQGYMSLKENQICVGVGRSKDADGFIRVSSGKKRGLVPVDALTEI; this comes from the exons cTCCAGCGTTTCAAGCGTTCACTTTCCCTCAAGACCATCCTCCGAA CATCCACAGATAGGGGCCTGCCCACCCCGACACCATCACCCGGCCCAGTCTCACGCGCCCGGGcaccactcaagccagtgaggctGCACAGCTTCCAGGAACACGTCTTCAAGCGAGCCAGCCCTTGTGAGCTGTGCCACCAGTTCATTGTGG GGAACTCCAAGCAGGGCTTGCGGTGTAAGACATGCAAAGTCAGCGTCCACCTCTGGTGCTCTGAGGAGATctcccaccagcaatgcccaGTCAAGACA TCCTCCTCCTTCCGTCGCAATTTCAGCTCCCCTCTTCTTGTGCATGAATCCCCACCGGCCTGTGCCACAAGCAGAGAGTCCCCACCCACTG GGGCCAGCGGGAAGGTGGACCCTGTCTACGAGACCCTGCGTTACGGCACCTCCTTGGCCCTGATGAACCGCTCCAGCTTCAGCAGCGCCTCTGAGTCCCCCACACGGAGTCTG AGTGAACGGGATGAGCTGACTGAGGATGGGGAGAGCAGCGTCCGCAGCTCAGAGGAGGGTCCTGGCGACAGCG CTCCAGCTGAGAGTGAAGGGTCGGGACCAGAAGAGAAGAGCCCTGGACAGCAG CCCCCCAAGCCCTCCCTGCGGAAGGACGTGGGGCCCATGTACTCCTATGTTGCTCTCTACAAGTTTCTGCCCCAGGAGACCCATGACCTGGCTCTGCA GCCTGGAGACCGGATCATGCTGGTGGATGACTCTAACGAGGACTGGTGGAAG GGCAAGATTGGCGACCGGGTTGGCTTCTTCCCAGCCAATTTTGTGCAGCGGGTGAGGCCAGGGGAGAATGTTTGGCGCTGCTGCCAACCCTTCTCCGGGAACAAGGAACAGGGTTACATGAGCCTCAAGGAGAACCAG ATCTGTGTGGGCGTGGGCAGGAGCAAGGATGCTGACGGCTTCATCCGCGTCAGCAGTGGCAAGAAGCGGGGCCTGGTGCCAGTGGACGCCCTGACCGAGATCTGA